From the genome of Rhododendron vialii isolate Sample 1 chromosome 10a, ASM3025357v1:
gtttcaCCTATTTCACAGAAAGTACAGTGTAGTGTGGTTGGTAGTTGCTTCGCGTCTTACGGGAGAGGTCCAAGGTTCGAGTACCAGCAGCTGCAAAAAGCGCGGAGAGAACTTCtgttttgggattctttttgtttagcgaggaaaaaatttcctcgcctattgATAAATTCGTAGCCTATTTGACGACAAAtggtatttgcgaggaaaacatttagcgaggaaaaaattcctcgcaaCACGTCAAATTAGGTGAGGAATTtattttcctcgctaatacTTTCTGCGACAgtgttttagcgaggaaaactGGCGACAAAATTTTTCCTCGTTaatacattttgcgaggaaatcaggtgcttttgtgaggaaactaaatcctcgctatagccctttcgtgttgtagtgccGGATTGCAAGTATGGTTATTTACGTACTCTTGTTATTATACCCCAATTGGATCCAACACATATAGTTTTTGATATAATCATTAGCTTCAATATTCTCATGTGTGACTATTGATCCACGAGCATACGCAATAGTGTCGGGAATCAAATAGTTCATTGTCTCCGGTCATGATTGCAGTATAGagcaatccaaaccctaataaTCATGATGTATATCTTACAAAATCTCTGATCTTATAATTTGATTGTCCCCAaataaaagcaaagaaaaatcGTTATAATTTGATTGTCCCCTTTTGAGGTTGCTAAGCCTGAAATAAGTTGCAGCACTCTTGAGATCATTTTTTGATGCATTCTCGAGAGAATGAGCCGTATTCTTCCACGAACTGCAAAAGGAATATCGCTCAGAGTATAAGAACAATGTTGCATTTAAAAGTCAATTAATATCTTTAATCCAAAACacctaaaataaataataagcaTGAAATTAATCTGCTATGAATCAAAATAAGGATGTTCATATATACCTCAACTCGCAGTCTTCTTTTGATTCAGTACAAGATTGTCTGTCATCAGCTAATGCATCAAATTGTCATCATACGAAACTTCTGTTTCTTGTTGAGTAGGAAAGAAGTGGGAAGAAACCAATTGGGTTTGAGTTGCTACTGCCGTATTATAAGGTATGTCTGGATATTGAACCCTATAGTGATTTGTTATAATTTCATTCCTGATAAGGAGATTCGCTTCGAAAGGAATTCCTTCATTtatatgaaaaagaagaagaaggaaagccGCACATCACCAGGTGAATTCATGCCAAATTGTAAGTTGTGGGTGAGGAGAGTAATTACTATTTGGTTATGATACCCCACACAGTGCTAGTTGCACATGGACATTTGGAGTTTTCCAATGGCTTGTGAAGTTTATGGATTAGGCTTCTATGCAATTGGATTACGGAGAAGTCTTTGCAGTCCAATCTTGTTCATTCATTTCTTCAATTAAGGGTTCAGATCTAAAACAAATTATTCGCGTGAATAAAAGACTCTTCTCGCGAATAGTCTTTCAATAAAATCTAACCATTaaatacacttttggacagttCAGATCGTCCGGACCGCTCTCTGCAGTTCGAACACAGACTGCAGAGAAGACATTTCCATGTTTTTTCTTCTAGTTGACATTAGAAGAAGAGGTATCCACAAGCACTGGCTATTGGATTGTTGTTCTGCCAAATTCAACTTTTGCTTGGTTGGCCTACATAAATGTCATGATTTCAGATATCTCACTGTTAGGTGCTCATTGTAATTTTACGACAAGTGAAAAAAACTGATTGTCACAATTGGAAGGAATATTTGGAATGGAAGTTGGTGAAGAGTTTAAGTGTAAGCTAAGGGTACGTTTTACGATTTACGATTTAGTACTCTTTTAGTTTCCACCAATATTTCAAACGATTCATAGAATTTTATCACTATTGTCAGTGATAAGAATAAGatacaataaacaaaaataggCAACAACCAAAGAAAAAGAGTTTGGAGAAATGATGAGACTAAGATTCATAGAAGTCTATGTTTGATTTGTTGCACAAACCTACTCCTAGCAGTCTTCAATGTATATTCTCAATATTCATTCAAACCATATGACTTATGAAGTTTGTTGAGGGGTACTGTGATCACGAACTTCATGTGAATGGAGTTCCCCAACAGTttccaattatttttttgaatccgTGTTGAAGATTTCTTATTATTGAGAGGAAAATGTAATTCCACTTTTTATATAATTTGATTTATCTTTATTACCCGTGAAAAAAAAGGGGATATCGTCATTACACCTGGAGATTGAGGACGTCCGGATTGGTCGCACTACAAGTGTAATGcggggggtgcactacagcacccccggGTCAACAGATAAAAGAGTAACATCATTTGTTTTCCTCATTGACTTTTTAAGCGAGACATTTTTTTCAGGATAACAATAAGTGCAAAAATGTACCAACAATGGACACCGGATGGAGTATTTACTGTCGTTTGGTGTGCATATGCTTTGCAACTATGTTACCATATAAATCAAGGACACCGCAATACCACGGAAAGCTCAGGTAGATCATCAAACAAATTCACAGTTTACCGAAATGTGCTATTTGAGCATGACCGTTGAGTCCGCATACTTATATCAAGGGAAAGCGCTACAAGCGAACTTATCGAAAATTGAGAAGGCCATATTCGCATATTCGGACTACGATTGGTTTGCCCGCAACGCATTTCATAAAAATATGTTGCAAGTGAAACCAAGGAAGTGTGCTTCAGTTTGACCACTAATTGCATGCTATGTAATTTTAGTTCAGAAATATTagatgatttttgaattttcaaaaaagggTCAGGTTCTACTTACGTACGGCCCCTTGTGTAACtgaaattgtttttctttttctattttttttgaaaatgtactTTAATACATCCTTAGACAATTATGTTCTATCTATATTGAAGCATGATCAATCTTAACAAGTGTGAAACAGCTAGGGTTCTTTTAAATAAAGAGAATATAATGATATCAATGGTCAATTTTCTTATTCATATCAACGTACATCGATAGGAATACTCACATTcatattgaaaataaaaattcaaggGAATTTCGtaaagaaaatttttttttcaagagaaTCGTAAGGGTCGTATTCAGCTTGGTAATTATGACTTGTAAggctatgtttggtttgatggaATGGGGTGTGGAGTGGAATAGTTATTCCTATGGAATGTCTATCCTGATGTTTGGTTCACTAAAAATTACAAGAATAGCCATGCTACATGGAATTATTATTCattcaaataaaagaataattattccatttgaaaagtaaagaattactccatccgtccctgaATAAGTGTTCGGCGTGCAAcactaggctttacaaaatatgcatattttttattaaaaactttaattttttttcacgatCTAATAGAACttattgctatctattgatttgtgaaaaaaattgattttttaacgaaacaaatgtatctttttgaaggcctagttttgcgaGCCGAATACTTATTtaaggacggagagagtacaatTCTATTCCACCATCCCTATTTGGATTGTTAATGTCACTCACATAACTACTAtattataataataaataataataatataatgTCACTCCGAATTTTACTATTGTCACTACAAAATTTGCTACTGCCACTCCAAATTTTAGTAATGCCACTCacaaaattactattgccactccaaattTCATTTAATTGAGATGTGATTCTAgtataccaaacacaggaatcGAAATGCGAATTCCATTCTTGCTATTACTCCACTTCCTAGCCACAACCAAACACAGGAATGAGAATGATTATTCCAGTCTATTTTCCTCCGATTCTATTTCCTTCTTAATTCCATTCCAACTTCCATTCTATTCCATTCAATCAAACGCAATCTAAAGTGTTTTAGTGGGCTGCATTACCTAATCGAAATAGTAAACCTCCATCTATTTTTGCTTAGATTTCAACCTGAAAACATTGCTCCTTTTTAACTCGAACTCTAAAAAATATTAAGACGATAAAGAATCTTCAGActgtgaaaaaaaatacttatcttATTCATGAATGTTAATCAAAGAATAGATTAAAAAAGCTACTCAAAATTGTGACATGCATAATGCCCAAAAGACATTGTCATGTCAAGggagaaaaaaagggaaaaaataaatagaaaattaaaaatcattACAATAGTCAAAATTGGTAAGCCTAAAACAAGCTGCAGCACTCTTGAGATCATTTTTTGATGCGTACTCGAGAGAATGGGTTGTATTTTTCCGTGATGATGCACAACTGCATatatgaaaattatcacaaaaGTAAGAACAACCCTGCATATGGAAGTAAATTCATATCTTTCATCCAAAGTAAAACGAGTAATAAACATACAATTAATCTGCCATGAATTTATACGGGCATTCATCATACATAGACTTTCATGAATCTAATAGGGGATGCTGCCGAGCGGTATCCCTGCAAAGCGGTGCCAAGCGGCCAATCCGATGCTCTGCACCCGCTTTGCAGGGGGTGTTTGGCAACATCCCCATTCCAAAATGCATACCTTGATTCACACTCTTCCTTTGATTCGATATAAGATTGTCTGTCATCTGCAAGTATATCAAATGGTATGTCATCATAATCAACTTCAGTCTGTTGTTGAGGAGGAAATGACTGGGATTGAATTGCCACTGAATTATAGTTTGGATGTTGAACCCTATAGTGATTTGCTATATCTTCATTCGATTCAACGTAAGCGCAATTATTTTCAGTCACTTCTGTCACAACATGGTGATCCCCTTCAAAAGGAATTGCATCGTTTATGCAAAAATGTCGCAGTCCCATGAGCACATCACCGGGTAAACTCATGCCAAATCGTTCCGGACGAGTAGAATAATCCTGATTAACTATTCGGCCATGGCACTGCTCCCCGCACATTGCTAGTTGCGCTTGGACGTATTGGAGTTCTTCATCGGCCTGCACCAACAGAGCATAAAGATGGCGTATGATCCCACAACATCCGTGAACAGGAAACCTCTCGCGCATATCAGACTCGTAGATGACAGATCTCATGGCTTCGTCTCTCTGTTCTCGAGTCTCCATTAGCCCCAGTATCTTCATAATGTTGGAGACGCCGAAGAGACGGTGAGCGTTCTGGAACGTCTTGGTTTGATTGGCCGGAAAATACGGTGCCAGAGTGCACTCGGAGGAGCACCTCCGCCTCTGGTACTTGCATGCGGCACAAGCTGGGCTTGTGCCTCCTTTCACCGTCATGAGGGTTCAGTGTACGCTGATTCATTCAAGTTTGATCGATCACATGTATTTGTAGTGCAAATAGTGATTCAAAAACTAGTAAACTACTGTACTTGAATTACGAGTTGTACGGCTATACGGGTTGTGCCGAAATACGAGTTATACGGCTACACGTGATTCAAGTTTGCACGTGTGTTATCAGTTTGGATACGAAGACTCGGTTgggattttgaaaatccgaGTCGTGGGGGAAGTGGTTTAGACTTcgaagttgttttttttttttttagaagtttttgggtgcaaattgggtaccacgtggcggtacccAACGCgcatccgagcagtccaaatgtgttttggacggccagGATTTAGAGGccgggaaagagagagagagagtggtcggcTGAGTGAGATGCAGAGCGCTTggatctgggccgtccaaaacacatttggacggcTAGGATGTGTGCTCAGGTACCACGTGAATTGtaccctatttgcacccaaaaatttcacgTGTGATATGTATTGTATTAGCTGCCAGCCTGCCATTGACTTTTTCATATGGAGGAAGCTGTAAGGGCTACTACTACTAGAGAAGTTGGGACTTTGTGATCACTTCACATGTGATTAAAATTTTCTGTTCGAAGCTCAAGATTAGAATTTCAATCTTTGCTATAGAATTAGCAAGATCGTGTGGAAATGTCATCCGCCATGTGACGTAAAATTCGATCTAATGCAACGTAAAATACGATCAATTACGGTTTCATTTCACGATTTTAATATTCGTTGATTTTGTAAGCCTCGAAGTATTATGATTTGGCAAAGCCCTTAGAGATGCTCGATCAAATcaacacgtttttttttttttttacgtacgAAAAAACTGCACCGAGACCTATAAATCGAACGACTCAAATTATATTAAATAGGACTATATATGGCGGGTCTCATTTTGCGTCCACATGAGAAACAGTATGAGGAATATTTCTTGAGTTTCGAACGTGATTGATGCCGATTAGGTCACAAACTTTGTGACAGTGGGTTGTTCATTTTTACGATAATCTTTCTTTTGTTACAACTTGGTAAGTATTTATCCACCggtttaaatttaaatttgaacgTGATTGCTTCTCGTTAGGTTATTACTAGTTCTCaatagtttaaaattttgaaacactTTCTTTATCGTTGTTAGGTTGTGGTTCAGCGATTGGCATTTTATTGTGATAGTCGGGCatgaaaatttgaaacactCTCTTTGTGTCTTTTGTTTTCCAGGTTTTGCGTGTTTGGAGACCGTAGCTCCACGACGATTCCCTTCCAGAGGTGATTTCTACATGCGAGACTTAGAACCTTCCATTTCCCTAGTTTATCCGTAGATAGTTGAATTGTGTTTGTCTAGGTCGATAGATTAGTAGAGGGGTTGGCTTAGTTGTTGCTACAATATATATGTCGAGTTACATCTCAAGTAGTTCTCTTTTGTGccactaaaaatgaaaaaaatgctaTACATGAATGGATCAATTTATTGTTTGAGCCACTTGCAAGATTCAAATGGTAATTCCAATCGGGATGGGTAGTGCCGCAGGCATGGGCAATTCGCTAGATATTAACTGCGTCTCTTGAAGAACTCATAGCAACTTTTTACAGTAGAAATTACATGGACAATTTACGAAAATTAAGTTAGTGTTatattcttctttcttcttctttttttttggaagtgaaTTATGCTAGGGTTTCTCAAACGATTTTTTGACAGACACTAATTAATGTAACGACGTTGCGTGATTTAAAGAGTTACTTCTTTAAGAAATTTTAATACTTTTGTATTTCTCTATTCGGATTTGATTAAAAAGAATTTGTTGTAAACTTATATTACATGCAAATATTTGAACCATAACACCCCTTAACAATACCTAAAGCTAGTTAGgtatttatctttttctttttgtaggtACTatggatgcaaaaataattttagtggCCACGTGGGAATTCAGCCGGGGTTTGATATTTTggagaattgattttcacattccctTTTAACAATAGAGAAAAAACTATTTCCGGATGAGATGGAAACTATAGGGTTTCCGCCTCCCATTGTGAGCCCACCGTACGTTTATTGTGgtaatctgaactgttcatcttaTAGAACTCGCAAAGTAGTGTAGTCAAGCAAAATAACAGCTTTATTAGACATtcataggtatatcaaaaaataaattttggtttataaaacggacaactttgatcaatttttgatatacctatgaATGTTCGATAAAGCTGAAGGCCGTctgttttataaaccaaaattcaatttttgatatacctatgaATATTCGATAAAGCTAATTTATTGAGTGAATATACTATTTTGCGAGCTTTACAAGATGAATAGTTCATATTATCTCAATAAATCTACGATAGGGCCCACAAATGATAGTGGCGGGTTTCCGCCTCATCCGGACATAACTCACTCTCCTCAATTTCACATGGAAAGTccattttttgtcatttcagctgaaaaaaaaccaaaaaaaaagaaaagatagtgCAGAAAAATCACTTATGAAGATTTATTTTCAAAGATGAATTGTGGGTTCTAATAGGATGGAGCCTCAATCTTCATTCTTAATACCTGAACTTACTAATAGCTCGTTTGGATGGGTTTTATTGAGAAGGGGTATTAGTTTTCCCCTCTTCTAAGACCGTGGGCCCATGTTTATCACCTAGTTTGGTAACCTAAAAACGCAGGAGTATTAGGTTTCCCCCCTCTTCTCTTGTATCGGCTAATACCCCTGCGGAGGATTATTTATGGG
Proteins encoded in this window:
- the LOC131304195 gene encoding LOB domain-containing protein 33-like, producing the protein MTVKGGTSPACAACKYQRRRCSSECTLAPYFPANQTKTFQNAHRLFGVSNIMKILGLMETREQRDEAMRSVIYESDMRERFPVHGCCGIIRHLYALLVQADEELQYVQAQLAMCGEQCHGRIVNQDYSTRPERFGMSLPGDVLMGLRHFCINDAIPFEGDHHVVTEVTENNCAYVESNEDIANHYRVQHPNYNSVAIQSQSFPPQQQTEVDYDDIPFDILADDRQSYIESKEECESSCASSRKNTTHSLEYASKNDLKSAAACFRLTNFDYCNDF